In Alosa sapidissima isolate fAloSap1 chromosome 5, fAloSap1.pri, whole genome shotgun sequence, the genomic stretch GTCATTCCAGCACCATGGAGCAGTTGGGCTATTGCTTGCCCACAAAGCCCTGGCATCCGTGCCCCACAGGgttaaggggcagccgtggcctgggGCTTCGGTCTTGAaactgaagggttgccggtttgatttctgaccagtaggaaaaatgtgggcgggggaaccccttactgcactgtgtgtgttctgtgtgtttcacaaattcatggataggataaatgcagagaccaaattccttgtatacacaagtatacttggcctttAAACTTGATTTACCTGATTCCAATATTTtatataaacctgatttacctGATTTGAATTTCACAATGACCATGGAGGATAGCCTGGTTAACACCATACCacttctcaaatctcaattgctaacaggttcatctggattctcccaggctacatggaggatgttctgatgaagaatctGTTGTCACCATCATTATCAAAGGCAATTTAGCCAAGTTCAAATTGGACtattgaaaaaaataaacttgAAGATGGTTTATCACATTATTGCATTCAAAGAATCAAATGTGGTTAAAAGTaatgagtaggctactcatgCTCATATTTCAAAAATAGTGGgtcaaaagtacagtatttgcctttcaaatgtagtggagtaaaagtcacAACTTTCCAAAAAGATTAATAgccaagtaaagtacagatactcaaAAAAAAttatacttaagtacagtaatcaagtaaatgtacttagtTAGTTACTGTCCACCCCTGCTGTTTGGTGAGCCTTCATGTTGTATTtatgtttatgaatgtgttctctcttctggcTGTAAAACAATGGCTCATTGCCCCAAATTGGACCTTGAACCTTCCTCCCAGGGGACCATACCTTGGACCATACAATGATGTCTGGCAGTGCcggttcagacctccatggggccCTAAGCAAAATCCTGCTAAGGGGCCCTCCTACCTGAACTCTGAGCGCCAAAATGTAACCCTTTTTTTGCAGTATCATCTGACATCTCAGTGCtcccaatacaatcatcccaccccattttggatgtctatggATGTTACCAAATATATGTGTTTTTCCCTATAAAGGGTCTGgactgtttgcttttgatgcttgCTGCACATATCCCCTTgcaaaaaaataactgcagttttttcaaagtagcctacagttcaGTTATACTACAGTAGGCCACAGTGCAGTAtagtattttcatgtccaaaatactgcatttctgtaGTAAAGTACAGTACTATGCAGTACAATACAGTTTTCTGCGTctaaaatattgcattttctgCATAAGAGCTGCAAATATTGTATAGTGTTTTTCATACTCAGAAATCTGCAGTTTGACACGTAataatgcagttattttttttgtaagggTCTGGTTGTGCTATAGCCTACTGACTGACTGTTCTGcacctgtgtgtctgtagtaggctacttgggAAAGACATAGGCTGTGAACTGGCTCCCCTGATTCTCTTATATTATTTCAATATTTTTTCAAACGTAGACTATTTTAAACAATCATTTTAATACttcatataggcctaatttacgatgtgcatctattgtccatgCAGCACAGCGAATCAAAGTTAATACAGGCTACTTTCCAATTTagttattttaaaaatgtatgggaAGTGAAATCACCTATTAGTTTAGACGGGTCCTTGCAAgtttctgctgaaaaactgTTAGTTTCATTCCAAGCTGCACGTGAACACATTTAAAGATGCtgttatttttttcaaaaatgtagCCAGTTGCCCGCATAAAAAAAACGTAATATGcgattatatttcacaactttgtttgcaaagtagcctactgtgactaggaaaggctggcaagcaagccgtAGACAGATTCACTTCCCtgttaggtaggcctacatgtaggctaggccagcaacacgcACTGGAGAGCTGCATGTTGACGTCAAACCATGGAACGAACGCAAGTTTACCCGACTGCTGTTCCTGCTGTTCATTCTTGTGACGTTTCTTCCGTTTttcatgccctgaatggtaattCGGTTTCATGTTCATCTTCTCAATGTATGAGGCACTGTCGCTATAACTGTATACTTGTCACTATAGCTTAACTCAAGGGGAGACGGGGGAGGGGGCCTTCATTAACTTGCGGGGCCCTACGCAACTTGCGTAATGTGCGAGAACCGGCCCTGATGTCTGGTCGGTGAGTGGTTGTTATGATCTCTCTTGGAAGACCAGCTTCTTCCTGAGGTCCATCAACATTTTCTCCGGATGACAGAATGACATTCTGCTCTTCTCAGATGCTTGGAGTGTACTGCCATGTGTAACGGATCCTGTCAGTACAGGCTATACCATCTCTGGAGACCGATTTGCTACCACATTACAGTACATCTCTCCAGGACCTTAGCCAACTTAACCATGACCTGAAGCATCCACCTGAAGCGTCTCTAGGACAGTGCCACCTTGCATCCTGATAAGATGTGCTGGATGCTTGCCTTCCTGCTGCCGCGGCAGGCAGCCTAATTGCCTCCaaatcatttacatttattcaaacCACCGGGTGAGATTCAGGAAGGAGCTGAGCCTGTTCTGCGGTGTCCTCCAGATGTCTGCCCAGCTGAGGCGCCTGTTCATGGTAGCATCCCATCATGTTGTCCAGGCTTCTTGGTTCCCCAGGGGTGTTGTTTTCATGTAGCGCTTCTTCTCCAGCATTGTGATTTCATCCACGACAATGCTCTAGTCATTGCTAGTTCTTTTTGAAAGTGATGGAACTCAGAGTCGATGGATGGAATGGATGATGGATGCGGCGGAACTTTTGGTAATAAAACATTGGAACATTGGTAATAAAAGACAGCTTCACAAACAACACATCACCAGTGTGCTATCCGTTTATTTACCTAATGTAAATGTTCAAACTGGAAATCATTTAGAGAACAATGTAGTTTTAGATGCTTAGGTGCTTTAAGCTGGATATTCAAAACACTGCTCTAGAATGAGTAGTGTGTGATAGAGTTAACAGTGTTAAAGCCCATATACATCTTCAGCTGTACATTGTTGGTGTCAGTGAACTATGCCAACATGGCTGGCCTAATCACAAAGCCATTTATCTATTGCAGCTCTCTTTGGCTGACTGCCAGTTCGTCTTCTGCTGAACTGATGACCACTCCATCTGTATCGTCCTCAGGAGAACAGCACAGTCCACAGATTACACATTTACAGCACTTCCCATAGACAAGTCAGTGTAAAGAAATGTCTACTGTAAGTCATGAAGGACACAGTGTAGTTTACCATATGTTTACCATCACTGCCTTGTCACTAACCACAATAGTAACCATGACATTAAGCCTGCTAGGAGCAAAGGAGAAACATATCGCCGGCAGGTCTTCATTAAACACATGGGTGATGTCACATCAGGGAGGTCAGATTTTATGTATCAGTTTATAGTAAATATGAGTCAGGGCTTTCATATATTACTTAATTCTGCAGGTGCACCAGCATATTCCACCCACAGCATACCAACACTGTGAATACGAAAACTCCCAAACCAATGTTTCCTCGTTTGTGGTAAGAGATGTTCGAGTTATTTGGAAGAAGTGTCTGAGGACTCACCACTTGTGATGTCAGCTGTCTTAATTGTCAGTTTTTTCCATGACGAGTGACCGCCTGTTGACCCTCACTTTGTAATCTCTTGTTGGTACTATATGTCAACTGTATTGCAATATGTATGTGTAGCTCTGTTCATTCTGTTATCATGCTCACCTTAACTTCATTCACTTTATAACTGTCCATATGCTTAAGACTATAATAATATGAAGCAGcattcttaaaacaaatgtgttgtccctatctggacttagagatgtgttaaaaaaccaatgcaagttgtgttgttttcaacgcaagttgtattattttcaacacatattgtgtaacaaataaaaaaaaaggaaactatacaaaactgtgttgtccgtatctggacacagaggtgtattaaaaaacaatgcaagtgaaGGTGAAGGTGACTGTTCGGGTTAGGGTTAATCTGCTTTTGATTGTCAGTTGATAACAATACTTTAATTTGcacaacagagagaaaaaagtaaGATGTGCTTGACGTTGTCTCTTGGCTCTACTGTTCTGAGCCAAGATATTTGCAAACTTTTTTCAGTGTGCCTTCAAAGAAGGTACTTATCATAACATTTATTAAATAAAACATGAAACAATtccaaataaacaaactaaataggCCTAAAAACCCCCCATGTTTTTTCAAGAGATGGGTGGAGAAAAAGCTGAGTCTTCCAAACTCTTCGCCCCAACCCTGCTGTTCTgctcaaacacaaaacaccctctgtgtctctttctgcttctcccttctccccctctctctccctttctttctcagtctccctctctcaccccgatcatgtgaacacacacaccgaaTCACTCAGTCTTGCTCACTCCCGCCCCTCCCTGCTCCACATATCTAATCTTGAGCACATGTGTGGAGTCAGAGGCAGACAGCAGTGGAAGAGAGAGGTCAAGCCAAGCTGAACACACACTATCCCATACTCCGTCTTTTTGCTATCAGACAGAACTGACCTGGGCAACAGCAAGAAGGAAACACGATCGAAATCCCCCTTGGAGCACCAAAAGTTCTGGATTTGGGTCAAAGGCCATCTGGCGGTCGCGTGGAAGTGTTTGTACACCCTTGTTGGTCACTCCACAAAGAGCCAAAGCCGACATGTGTACGGGGAAGTGTGCCCGCTTCATCGGAGTGTCGCTGTACCCTTTGGCGCTCACCTCGATCATCTGCAACATTCTCCTTTTCTTCCCGGGCTGGGACGTCAAGTATGCCAAAGATGGATACCTCACAGAGGAAGTCAAGTACATGGGAGGCCTCATCGGTGGAGGTATCATGGTGAGTCCAAAGACCTCACCCACACACCTATAAATGCAAATCTCCTTTCTTCTCATTCAGACTGTCAGAATGCAGATTGTGCATTCAGCAGGGTGTATGATTAACATAGTACATTCACACAGATGTTCTGTACTTCTTGTTTGTTTAGTGTGGTCAGTATTCAAATGTCAGACTTAGCGGTAACATTTTTAGGTGTATCCACCTAGTTACACAGTTACACTTGTGGTTTATTTACTTTACTTCTTCAATAATTTATGTCTGATTGAAAGTCATATCTACTCAAAGAAACAGTCTTTTAGGATGGTTTCAAAGACAGTCTACATTTTGCAAATATGTACAGCATAACAGTAACTGTATCTTTCAAAGGGAATTCTATGGAATTCCTCTCCTGTCTCACTTCAAGACCTCCTGTAGTTTAGACTCAGACTCTtccaagaaatgttcattaattCTTAGGGGAGGGTCAGGAGAGGAGTTACAGAGCATTCCACACTGTCTCTAAACATGCAGCTTGCAACAGACCAAGTTTTTGGTCTCTAAAGAAGCTGTTAAAATCCCACTAGAAAATCTGTGAGTGAAAACCTGCCCAAAAATgtgaatgaaaacaaaagccTATgaccaggggcgcaggagatattttgaaagtgaggggggcCGAATTGTGAACAaaaacccatagtgagatcagatttccagatatcggaacgccactttcgaccatcatattttaaacatgccagaatattaagataataccattgattgtttctaaatatttttttgataaaaatggtagaaactgtgagatgagcacaacgtcagatctgccctcagaccagcttcttgctatgtgcaattctacttttatttatttttagatttattttttatattatatttaataGATTAtattttttagatttatttcacaCTACTTGACTATTGTGTTTGAACAATTGTTTTGAGTGTGAAAGAATTGTAATTGATAAGAGTGCAACAACAAGCAAAAAACACACAGTTAACAAGGCACTCTTCTTTCagaaaaaatgtataaaaataatttattttgatGACTATTTCAttattgaaaatcaaaatagaaaattatttttccttcaaTACCAAAAAGCACATTCGGTTACCTGACTTTGGACTCTTTCTTTGTGAAGACACAGTTAATAAATTCTGTTAATTATTAACCAATTATTACTTattgtgtctttctgtctcacagGTTTTAATACCAGCAATACACATTCATCTGACAGGAAAGGGAGGTTGTTGTGCTAACCGTTGTGGGGTAAGTAGAAATGATCCGTCCTGTGGATGTGATCAGTGATCACAGTATAACCACTACACCAAACTAGACTACACCGCTGGATGTGATAAAGAATGTTATTACCTTTAAAATCGTGTACAATGCAAAGTGCACACGCTTAGAATAATTGCTGTCTCTTGGTATGCAGGTAGAAGCTTATTTCGTTAGACAAAATGGAAGATATCTGTCCTGGAGGGGACAGAGAATGTGTTTCACATGATTCAAATGGGCTATCTGATGGGAGAGAATTAGCAGGGAATTAGATAAAGACTGTGGACCGTCTAAACTCAGCAGAGCTCAACATGTTTTCCCCACAACAGATACATAATGCCTTCATCAttgttatgattttttttttcattaatcAAACAATCTGTAACGTGGAATCCGCTTCTAGGTTACGTTAAAACAATTTCATTGAATCAGATGAAGGGTGTGCTGTACaatacatttctaaaacaaAAAAGGAAGAAACTATTTGCAGTAAACAGATTGTAGAGTTTctcccttttttattttataatcACTCTGTGACCAACACCTTGCTGAGAGGTAGAAACTGTTTGCAGTAAACAGATTGTAGAGTTTctccctttttttattttataatcACTCTGTGACCAACACCTTGCTGAGAGGTAGAAACTGTTTGCAGTAAACAGATTGTAGAGTTTctccctttttttattttataatcACTCTGTGACCAACACCTTGCTGAGAGGTATTCACGATGTGCATTCGCTCTTTCTGACACACATAAAATAAACTATAGCCATGACTCAGAACATAATGTGGACCTGCCCCTTATTGTTTGACCTGTGGTTGCCTTCGCAGATGTTCCTGTCAATTGCATTTGCTGCTGTTGGGGTTGCTGGTGCCCTCTACAGTTTCGTTGTGGCCATGCTCGGTTTAGTCAATGGCCCATATTGTAGAGTAGGATTAATCTGGATGACTCCTTTTAAAGACAAGTAAGAACAATCTCCCTCAGTCTTAACATATGTTCAGTTATGATAATCTACACCCCCAGCCAGATTTGAATTACTTTAGAATTGCTCTTGAGCAAGATATTGTGTTGAACTTTCTTGATGTACATGATTACTTCAAATAGTCTGTCATAGTGGCGCAGTATAGTTTTTTGTCTAAATATATTTGTACTGGGGTACGAACAAAGTATTTTAGGCATGTGAATATGTAAAGACGTTCGAGATATAAACTGTCTTAACATTTCAATGTAATTTCTGCATCTCATGTTGGGTATTTTCTGGGTTatagaaatgtaatcaaatctATAATCAACAAAATGACTGCATAATGAAACATGTTACCATTGAATCACTCAGTTTCATTGCACTCAAAGGAAGCCCTCTTTTCAGTAAACCACATATCTTACATTCTCTGACTAACCCTCTTTTCTACTGTATACTGCCAGCTGCACTTTAGGTTTGATGGGCACTTCATGTCCTGATTGGTTGTTGCCTAGTTCTTTTACCTTACGAGATATTCTATGACAAATGTGATGTGAATGTAGGAAAACATGGGCAGCCCCATTCATTTTTAACCTGGTGGATGCAACAGTGTGTACGTAGGTCTATGTTCCCCAGTGTTTCATTGTGTGCATGCTGTGCAGGTGTTGCTTTCTTTCAGATGGTTTCACTTAAAGGTTTTCCAAAGCACCCATTAAACTACATATCCCCATGTCTTCTCTATCGATTTCAGGGAAAACAGCTACCTTAATAATCAGGACTCTTGGTTCCTGTGCTCTGCACCTGACAACGTGATCAGGTTCAATATAGCTCTGTTTAGCACTCTGGTGGCAGTGAGCGGTGTGCAGACGATACTGTGCTCCATCCAGATGATCAATGGCCTCTTCGGTTGCCTGTGTGGCACCTGCAAATCCAAAGGGGTAAGTGGATTTCATGTTTCAAACGGTCAAAATGTTGCATTGACTGCATCTACATATTGTAAAAAAGGCTATAAAACTAAAACAGCCACATCTCGCATACCATAGACTGATGGTGGAAGTAAACACTAACCCTTGTGTGGTGTTCGGGTCAAATTGACTATAAACTATAAAAGAATAGTGTTTTTCAGCCAAACACTTTATGGCTTTAGCTTATTTTCAGTGAAAAACATGTTAattaaaaaatactaaaaaaaaacttggtAGACattagagcccgaccgataaaTCGGTGTGCCGATATTAGCTATTTGCTGATCTATCGGTATAGGCACTTATAACGGCTgataattatttttaaattaagAAAAGGAAAGCCAAATACTGATCCTTCATCTAAATTTCCAGTATTGTCATTTCATTGCTGCACTGCAAACATGCACCAATAGGAATAGCGCCTATTTTCCACGCCAGTGTTTCCAGCCAAAAGAGACAGTAAAGAGATGTTTTAATAGTCAAACTGTCTGCAGCAGCGCCACATCAGATACTTTCTGATATGCATGCTCACATGAATCGCGCCACAGTAGTTATGGAACAGACATGCAACGCACAGGCCGCGGTGGAGTTCCGAATCAGCCATAAGTCACATGAGAGTATGGACATTATCTTACATGCAATTTCCCTTTCCAATCACACAAAGTATCAGGCAATTTATTGCTGTTAACGGTGTGTAAAAAGCTATGTTAACGTTTTTACGTTAaacacccccctctccccaatAATAATAGGACGATATTATATATTGTCAAATATGAAAATCGGTATCTGTCTTTAAAATCCCATATCAGACGGGCTCTAGTACACATACTAACGTCCCACTACACATTTACATCCTCCTTCACAAGATGTTTGGCCTGAATATGCAATGAGACACACAGATGtccagaaaaacacaaaaatacacacacacacacacacacacacacacacatgaatacacacaaacaaaaactaaaacacacacacaaacaaaaattgaaacagacatacacacaacaaaaacacacgcaGGGGACAGACACATATGctggcacacacatactctctctcactcacttacatACATGCTACAATTTTTTAATCCAAGCCCGAGAAGTTCCTGCTTTCCTGCAGTCTTTACCCTCTGTAGTGTGGGATCCTGCTGCACAATGTTATTCCTAAGCATTCTAAACACCCTCAAGTCTTCACCAATAAATAACTCTACCTGACAGTGTATAGGTAAATTCCCTGTGTATAGGCCCTTCAATTACTGTCCTTCACCAGTATCATGAGCAAGAGCCTGAAGATTGAGGATTTATGTGGGGTTCCTTCAGTGACTGGCTATGGGGTTCGATGCTGTAAAATAATGTGTTCTATATATACTTGTTATGCCTATTGTTTTTACAGCATGATTCCCTAATACTGTGACCACAGaataaatataaacacataATAAATGACTGGGAACGTATTACTATAAGTTACTGGCCAATCGTTGCCAGTAGTTTATTGTACATTTCACAGGaactttttttgcagttttCGTAAATAGTGATATTTTTTCTTCATGTAGTTTATCTACCTTTAACTATGAAATATAATGTATGCCCATCGCTTGAAATATCTATGAGTTTGAGGACTTTATAGCCCAAAACTCCTTCAGCTCATCAGAAATCTCCATTCATTTACGGGCGAGTGTTGCCCCTACCAATATGGCAGCTGCGTTGACATATTCCTTCTAATAGAACTCAACAGACAATGTGGCatctatgtatatatatatctatggaacCACCATAGTAACTCCTTTATTTTCTGATAGTGGCCACCATGGatatcctagcaacaacctagcaatgacctcaagtaccctagcaataacctagcaaccatttcacagttaaaacctagcaaccaacatgattaaccTAGCAATCAGCATAGCAACTGCTataactaccctagcaacagcctagcaaccacctcaagtaccctagcaacagcctagcaaccacttccacagttacaacctagcaaccaatatagcaaccaatgagattAACCTaacaaccagcatagcaaccaccacagataacctagcaacagcctagcaaccttcccaagtaccctagcaaccagggcttgaaaacgaaattatttttcaaacgttccgttccgaacggttcaggtaggcctatgtttaacgttttcgttcttgcatgcgttccgccacaaacatatcggtcctgaaccggttcggaacgcaaaatatcgttcgttcttaaagttccggcagtgttcgacgggcctatcaagtctatttttgtggactttaccttagatgagacgtactcattatttccccttgatttagcctaccgtagctatgcccaaaaataataaatcacagacggcatccaaaaacattcagatgggctatccatcccatagccagacttactgtaggcctaacctatgcctataaataatttcttatcaaaaatatttctggatacgtgctaaactccttacctgattgtagcctaagttttatccatatggagatcttcaaaggcttgcgctataattccaaccctgtttataaacgaacctgtctgttgctgacaaggcctatctcatattttccgtttaactcttctacatagaataggctacaattgcgcaaacatttcaaatcccgactttaaaacaacaaggcgtggacaggcaaaataggatattacgcataggctacaaacaatttccaaatcagtttcagtagcctacgctacgagctggcctaagatccgaagtggcagacggataggttacattacaacagcaagtcaaaatatacacatttggaccaaaggtccatttattatttatttatttttttcaaactgcagaaatcaaattattaggctgttcgcctacagtagttggctacatagcggcttgttagctcacattaacagtgtagatgccggcttgtttttcgcacaaccggaaatagtctccctgacataggatatgcttttgtgaaattttataaaatatatagagaacaaaaaaaaacgttattaaccggttttgtggatttcagaataacgtttctgttccggaacagttgaagaccattttgttttcgtttccgtttccactcctcgtaaaattccgtaaaattccgttcgttttcgtttttcgttttcgttccttgaaccggttcagaGCCCTGCTAGCAACAACCTATCAACCAATTCCACAatgacaacctagcaaccaacatgattaccctagcaaccagcatagcaaccacaataagtaccctagcaacagcctagcaaccatgtcaaataccctagcaacagcctagcaaccacttccacagttacaacctagcaaccaatatagcatcCAATTagattaacctagcaaccagcatagcaaccacctcaagtaccctagcaacaacctatcaACCACTTCCATGatgacaacctagcaaccaacatagcaaccaacatgattgccctagcaaccagcCTAGCAACCgctttattttgcatagcaaccgCCACTATAac encodes the following:
- the tm4sf21a gene encoding transmembrane 4 L6 family member 5 encodes the protein MCTGKCARFIGVSLYPLALTSIICNILLFFPGWDVKYAKDGYLTEEVKYMGGLIGGGIMVLIPAIHIHLTGKGGCCANRCGMFLSIAFAAVGVAGALYSFVVAMLGLVNGPYCRVGLIWMTPFKDKENSYLNNQDSWFLCSAPDNVIRFNIALFSTLVAVSGVQTILCSIQMINGLFGCLCGTCKSKGPY